From Nicotiana tabacum cultivar K326 chromosome 15, ASM71507v2, whole genome shotgun sequence, the proteins below share one genomic window:
- the LOC107763581 gene encoding uncharacterized protein LOC107763581, which translates to MKEIVSKSSFTISKCIFFGVLISIPLLLFLSHRNSFSALISTTSNSGSDLNIRSGYATYDSYIQKQLNKTLNPKLRKIWTTRDWDRKIQVFSKFFGQLKTRSLLSDSSKVLCIGARMGQEVEALKRVGVSDSIGMDLVPYPPLVVKGDFHNQPFEDETFDLEFSNVFDHALYPEKFVSEIERTLKPGGVCVLHVALSRRSDKYSANDLYSVEPLKKLFKRSELVHTRTVDGFGLDTEVVFRKKS; encoded by the coding sequence ATGAAAGAAATTGTATCAAAATCATCTTTCACAATATCCAAATGCATCTTTTTCGGTGTCCTCATATCAATACCTCTCCTCCTTTTTCTCTCTCATCGGAATTCTTTCTCCGCTCTCATCTCCACAACATCAAACTCTGGTTCAGATCTCAATATCCGATCCGGATACGCTACCTACGATTCCTACATCCAGAAACAGCTCAACAAGACCCTCAATCCGAAACTACGAAAAATATGGACAACTCGTGACTGGGACCGGAAAATTCAAGTTTTTTCAAAATTCTTCGGCCAGCTTAAAACTAGGAGTCTTCTTTCAGATTCATCGAAAGTGCTCTGCATTGGTGCCCGAATGGGTCAAGAAGTTGAAGCACTGAAACGGGTCGGAGTATCCGATTCAATCGGAATGGATCTTGTACCGTACCCGCCGTTGGTGGTGAAGGGCGATTTTCATAATCAGCCATTTGAAGATGAGACGTTTGATTTGGAATTTTCTAATGTTTTTGACCACGCGCTTTACCCGGAGAAATTTGTGTCGGAGATCGAACGGACGTTGAAGCCCGGCGGGGTTTGTGTTTTGCACGTGGCGTTATCTAGGCGGTCGGATAAGTATTCGGCGAACGATTTGTATAGTGTTGAGCCGTTGAAGAAACTGTTTAAGCGGTCCGAGTTGGTTCATACTCGAACCGTTGATGGATTCGGTTTGGATACCGAAGTTGTTTTCAGGAAAAAGAGTTGA
- the LOC107763580 gene encoding uncharacterized protein LOC107763580, with protein sequence MVKRRREETEPETLYNTVFVDTNLDTHLALIVSYSDYVSDLKEKIVFEHLRCFPEKRELKISSVKVKRKGHYYHLPDSMLVTSVFEGIKKGWFLSVDASSCDQGLLRITYLQTGADYLLPSDSFKAMAKQEVFDTNEPDPAHGNLASSSIVKHKDVAKAVGEFKSVKPMDVSQELSCRAGPVAKKRKMKHTEDMVNHLVTDTHASKHGIGNDDSDYKIVGNDTTTNCNEGQRVTINMKLKDASAEPLRNQPSDPSKMPKLGKKKCRMGGSSAEISGVQVEQCGNRNNDTLDETSQSGTIENKVKKLGSKESNQGPTEFNHRDVLKVAIPENSTAHRPIKSALAEALGDQSVGTDTAHKKSKKKKGKGSSMCHDEVACMVLSSDEKLEGNRRLEQNEGVEMKISDKLTDVDSTIHVTQSGLQETSPVKNHTSDKECPAPVSKEFYEMNSVGRPMCESILSGDNEPRTDGANTTGEQEELTSNCDFEMRMSEKLGDASTKDPVSSFQLADSQGAVENRIGRKKSKAKKSTRRHELDMKNIAEASKNTSASEQDIICHDGSIDATTEAGGSIVTKTDVDHINEIGKRGKLSVTQGAETSLPSDNNKATGETKEQFLSAEKSLDDKGNIESGNASSTKRKKNSRKSAEKIPDKLDGEDDSRVNCPSVASGIGPIADPVTEQSKKVEISSDAGKLQISLDTEVKGLSHNKDLMQVQSATCKSSDHAKADMTIKEVETASAAPSDVKVAEGHENSGRSKKKKTKKEVATSNIDVSCAPSAMHDPSANHFVQGSNQDKDALPATERKVASEQESKIAYAEKTTLIDAELLPVEEKENEVEHLLRNQTDKNQEIVSLVEKKLKTKTKTKKSQSSKKSKSDLAIQDQEVSHKELAASSEQESKIAYVAGSHQHDEKTTLIDAELLPVEEKENEVEHLLRNQTDKNQEIVSLVEKKLKTKTKTKKSQSSKKNKSDLAIQDQEVSHKELAASNDNPRDVSPLPEPMEMDESGKNSNVDQLDITKLENQRNPGTDSNSKSSGKELRNANSFRVPSHPLAKGTLEETHAPEVNTDKSESINFKKYFIPGQQQGEVASKKPTKSNRHTKAGRKSKKDGVTSGGTSEDILNSRTEVTVPSHSSVQGDKTLEDTGKLATFDAPASEKDSKEPMDESMSSSSSRGSDRFPENRRQQTGSEIQSLATKNTKMRTGDLEDCTPKRGVLPTSGPKFGDIRSRRSDCKGGGNSDSATETPSDYSSSSGYSVEGSEISQASTPNGANVAKHEDAGAKHKVKSNFLGQDITIDMILRSSSRFKKAKVMAAQCQDEESQPVDVVPDSLADAWNQ encoded by the exons AAAAGATTGTATTTGAACATTTAAGGTGCTTTCCTGAGAAGAGGGAGTTGAAAATTTCTTCTGTGAAG GTGAAACGGAAAGGACATTATTATCACCTGCCTGATAGTATGCTTGTCACTAGTGTTTTTGAGGGTATCAAAAAGGGTTGGTTCCTTTCTGTTGATGCTTCTAGCTGTGACCAAGGGTTACTTCGCATCACATATCTGCAAACTGGTGCTGACTATCTTCTCCCTAGTGATTCGTTCAAAGcaatggctaaacaggaggttttTGATACTAATGAACCTGACCCAGCTCACGGAAACTTGGCATCAAGCTCCATTGTGAAACATAAGGACGTCGCCAAGGCCGTTGGTGAATTCAAGAGTGTGAAGCCCATGGATGTATCACAGGAACTTTCTTGTAGAGCTGGTCCTGTGGCAAAGAAGCGTAAAATGAAGCACACAGAAGATATGGTCAACCACCTGGTAACAGATACCCACGCTTCAAAGCATGGCATAGGTAATGATGATTCTGATTATAAGATTGTTGGAAATGATACTACGACAAATTGTAATGAAGGACAACGGGTGACTATAAACATGAAACTGAAAGATGCTAGTGCTGAACCTTTAAGAAACCAACCTTCTGATCCCAGTAAGATGCCAAAATTGGGAAAGAAGAAATGTAGGATGGGTGGGTCAAGTGCTGAAATCTCTGGTGTGCAGGTTGAGCAATGTGGAAATAGGAACAATGATACACTTGATGAAACATCGCAGTCTGGGACCATTGAAAATAAAGTGAAAAAATTGGGTAGCAAGGAAAGCAATCAAGGTCCCACCGAGTTCAATCATAGGGATGTCTTGAAGGTCGCAATTCCAGAGAACTCCACAGCACATAGACCAATAAAATCAGCTTTAGCAGAAGCATTGGGAGACCAATCTGTGGGAACAGATACAGCCCATAAGAAGAGCAAAAAGAAGAAGGGAAAGGGCTCATCCATGTGCCATGATGAAGTTGCCTGTATGGTTCTGAGTTCCGATGAAAAACTTGAGGGGAATAGGAGGTTAGAGCAAAATGAAGGAGTTGAAATGAAGATCTCTGACAAGTTGACTGATGTTGACTCTACTATTCATGTTACTCAATCTGGACTGCAAGAAACATCTCCAGTTAAAAATCATACTTCAGACAAAGAGTGTCCAGCACCAGTCAGCAAGGAGTTCTATGAAATGAATTCAGTTGGCCGACCTATGTGTGAATCTATTCTCTCAGGAGATAATGAACCTAGAACTGACGGTGCTAATACAACTGGAGAACAAGAGGAGCTGACATCGAACTGTGATTTTGAAATGCGAATGAGTGAGAAGTTGGGCGATGCAAGTACCAAGGATCCAGTGTCTTCCTTCCAGTTGGCAGATTCACAAGGAGCCGTAGAGAACAGAATTGGGAGGAAGAAAAGCAAGGCCAAGAAGTCAACTCGTCGTCATGAGTTAGATATGAAAAATATTGCTGAGGCTTCTAAAAATACTAGTGCATCTGAGCAAGATATAATCTGCCATGATGGTTCTATTGATGCAACTACAGAGGCTGGTGGAAGTATTGTGACAAAAACTGATGTAGATCATATAAACGAAATAGGGAAAAGAGGCAAGTTGTCAGTTACTCAAGGTGCTGAGACCTCCCTTCCTTCAGATAATAATAAAGCAACTGGGGAAACTAAAGAACAATTTCTCTCAGCTGAAAAGTCATTGGATGACAAGGGGAACATTGAATCTGGAAATGCAAGCAGCACGAAGCGGAAGAAAAATAGCAGGAAATCTGCTGAAAAGATTCCTGATAAATTAGACGGAGAGGATGATAGTAGGGTGAACTGCCCCTCTGTAGCTTCAGGGATTGGGCCTATAGCTGATCCTGTAACTGAGCAGAGTAAGAAAGTTGAAATTTCGTCTGATGCTGGAAAGCTGCAGATTAGTCTAGATACAGAGGTGAAAGGGTTGTCTCATAACAAGGATCTCATGCAAGTTCAATCTGCAACATGCAAATCTTCAGATCATGCCAAAGCAGACATGACCATTAAGGAAGTGGAAACTGCCTCTGCAGCTCCATCTGATGTGAAGGTTGCTGAAGGACATGAAAACTCTGGTCGAAgtaagaaaaagaagacaaaaaaggAGGTTGCCACCAGTAATATTGATGTTTCATGTGCCCCTTCGGCAATGCACGATCCTTCTGCTAACCATTTTGTTCAAGGGTCTAATCAAGATAAAGATGCATTGCCCGCCACCGAAAGAAAGGTAGCTTCAGAACAAGAGTCAAAGATTGCCTATGCTGAGAAGACAACCCTCATTGATGCAGAGCTTCTTCCTGTTGAGGAGAAGGAAAATGAGGTTGAGCATTTGCTGCGCAACCAAACTGATAAAAATCAGGAGATTGTAAGCCTTGTAGAAAAgaaactgaaaaccaaaactaaaaCCAAAAAGAGCCAAAGTTCTAAGAAGAGCAAATCCGATTTGGCTATTCAAGACCAGGAAGTCAGTCACAAAGAATTAGCAGCGTCTTCAGAACAAGAGTCAAAGATTGCCTATGTTGCAGGTTCTCATCAACATGATGAGAAGACAACCCTCATTGATGCAGAGCTTCTTCCTGTTGAGGAGAAGGAAAATGAGGTTGAGCATTTGCTGCGCAACCAAACTGATAAAAATCAGGAGATTGTAAGCCTTGTAGAAAAgaaactgaaaaccaaaactaaaaCCAAAAAGAGCCAAAGTTCTAAGAAGAACAAATCCGATTTGGCTATTCAAGACCAGGAAGTCAGTCACAAAGAATTAGCAGCGTCAAATGATAATCCGAGAGACGTGAGCCCTCTGCCAGAGCCAATGGAGATGGATGAGTCAGGTAAAAATAGTAATGTTGATCAGTTGGATATTACCAAGTTGGAAAATCAGAGAAATCCTGGTACTGATTCCAATTCAAAGAGTTCTGGTAAAGAGCTAAGGAATGCTAACTCTTTTCGTGTGCCATCTCATCCTTTAGCCAAGGGTACGTTAGAGGAGACGCACGCGCCTGAAGTTAATACTGATAAAAGCGAGAGCATAAACTTCAAGAAATATTTTATTCCTGGTCAACAACAGGGTGAAGTTGCATCAAAGAAACCAACGAAATCAAACAGACACACAAAAGCTGGCAGGAAATCAAAGAAGGATGGAGTGACTTCTGGGGGCACTTCGGAAGATATCTTGAACTCAAGAACTGAGGTGACAGTTCCAAGTCACTCAAGTGTTCAGGGAGATAAAACTCTTGAAGACACTGGAAAGCTTGCAACTTTTGATGCTCCTGCTTCCGAAAAGGATAGTAAAGAACCTATGGATGAATCTATGTCCAGCTCAAGCTCAAGAGGTTCTGATAGATTCCCCGAGAACAGAAGACAGCAAACAGGTTCAGAAATCCAAAGTTTGGCtaccaaaaatacaaaaatgagaaCTGGAGACCTCGAGGATTGTACACCAAAGAGAGGAGTGCTTCCTACATCAGGGCCTAAATTTGGGGATATTAGATCGAGAAGGTCTGACTGTAAGGGGGGTGGAAATTCTGATTCTGCAACTGAGACTCCATCTGATTATTCATCCTCTTCTGGCTACTCAGTTGAAGGAAGTGAAATAAGTCAGGCTTCAACTCCAAATG GAGCTAATGTTGCAAAACATGAAGATGCTGGTGCAAAGCATAAGGTCAAATCAAA TTTTTTAGGTCAGGACATAACCATAGATATGATCCTGAGAAGCTCTAGCCGTTTCAAGAAGGCTAAGGTTATGGCTGCTCAATGTCAAGATGAAGAAAGTCAGCCTGTTGATGTTGTCCCTGATAGTCTAGCAGACGCTTGGAACCAATAA